In one Juglans regia cultivar Chandler chromosome 11, Walnut 2.0, whole genome shotgun sequence genomic region, the following are encoded:
- the LOC108991358 gene encoding mannan endo-1,4-beta-mannosidase 7-like, translated as MKYLGLALVVLILVQNHGVFQHVGADDGFVKTRGVQLVLNGSPYYANGFNAYWLMYVASDTSQRDKVSSAFQEATKHGLTIARTWAFSDGGYRPLQYSPGSYNEQMFQGLDFVISEARKNGIKLILSLVNNYENLGGKKQYVDWARSQGQSITSDDDFFTNSVAKGYYKNHIKTVLTRRNSLTGIVYKDDSTIMAWELMNEPRCTSDPSGKTIQAWITEMASYLKSIDGNHLLEVGLEGFYGASKESSNPNFQVGTDFISNNQIPGIDFATVHSYPDQWLSGSNEESQLSFLNSWLNDHIHDAQNILRKPVLLAEFGKSLKYSSNNQRDQLFNTVYSQIYSSASGGGAAIGGLFWQLLAEGMDSFRDGYEVVLSENSSTASLIAEESRKLIRIRKMYARLRNVQKWKKARETRSGGKDYNSGK; from the exons atgaagtattTGGGTTTGGCGCTCGTAGTTCTTATTTTGGTCCAAAACCATGGTGTTTTCCAACATGTCGGAGCAGACGATGGATTTGTGAAAACCAGAGGGGTCCAGCTTGTGTTGAATGGGAGCCCCTACTATGCAAATGGATTCAATGCGTACTGGCTGATGTACGTGGCTTCCGACACATCTCAGAGAGACAAGGTCTCTTCTGCCTTTCAAGAAGCTACGAAACATGGCCTCACAATAGCAAGAACTTGGGCTTTCAGTGATGGAGGTTATAGGCCTCTGCAATACTCTCCTGGCTCCTACAATGAACAAATGTTCCAG GGGTTGGATTTTGTAATATCTGAAGCAAGAAAGAATGGGATTAAGCTAATTTTGAGTTTGGTGAATAACTACGAGAACCTTGGAGGAAAGAAACAGTACGTGGACTGGGCAAGAAGTCAGGGCCAGTCTATTACATCTGACGACGATTTCTTCACCAACTCTGTAGCGAAGGGTTACTACAAGAACCACATCAAG ACTGTTCTTACAAGACGTAACAGCCTGACTGGAATTGTTTACAAAGATGACTCAACCATAATGGCATGGGAGCTTATGAATGAGCCCAGATGCACTTCCGATCCATCGGGAAAAACCATTCAG GCCTGGATTACAGAGATGGCATCTTACCTGAAATCCATAGATGGAAATCACTTGCTAGAAGTTGGTCTGGAAGGCTTTTATGGAGCATCAAAGGAGTCATCGAATCCTAATTTTCAAGTAGGAACagatttcatttcaaataatcAAATCCCAGGGATTGACTTTGCCACAGTTCATTCATATCCTGATCAATG GTTATCAGGCTCGAATGAGGAAAGTCAACTCTCATTTTTGAACAGTTGGCTCAACGATCATATACATGACGCTCAGAACATCCTGCGCAAGCCAGTTCTCCTTGCTGAGTTCGGAAAATCTTTGAAGTATTCTAGTAATAATCAAAGAGACCAGCTTTTCAACACAGTTTACTCACAAATTTATTCGTCTGCTAGCGGAGGAGGTGCAGCCATAGGCGGCTTGTTCTGGCAACTTCTTGCTGAAGGAATGGACTCTTTCCGAGATGGGTATGAAGTGGTCCTCAGTGAGAACTCCTCAACAGCTAGTTTGATTGCTGAAGAGTCTCGTAAACTTATTCGAATTCGAAAGATGTATGCCAGGCTGAGAAACGTCCAGAAGTGGAAGAAAGCGAGAGAGACTAGAAGCGGCGGCAAGGACTATAATAGTGGAAAATGA